A genome region from Bacteroidia bacterium includes the following:
- a CDS encoding DUF4145 domain-containing protein produces the protein MKKEIWLKTNFADKKTPDWICPYCNSGILKLDTFKKSETALSRSYHSDDGWEPEFSRYTFSGSLICQNCNEFVSFLGDGSEEFSSDYDNRDDYHEINYSLYSPVYFHPTLQLFELNSNCPIAIERVINESFALYWNDLTSCVNKIRVSLELLMDEFKVKKILVNKRKKQQRLSLHHRIEEFKNVKPEIAEYLLAIKWIGNAGSHIGTLEKIDILETYELLELSLNKLYDDTEKKLKKIAKEINKRKGKIKRN, from the coding sequence ATGAAAAAAGAGATTTGGCTAAAAACTAATTTTGCTGATAAAAAAACTCCAGATTGGATTTGTCCTTACTGTAATTCTGGAATTTTAAAACTCGACACATTTAAAAAATCAGAAACAGCTTTGTCTCGGAGCTACCATTCTGACGATGGTTGGGAACCTGAATTTAGTAGATATACTTTTAGTGGAAGTCTAATTTGTCAAAATTGTAATGAATTCGTATCATTTTTAGGCGATGGAAGTGAAGAGTTTTCTAGTGATTATGACAATCGTGATGATTATCATGAAATAAATTATTCATTATATTCACCAGTATACTTTCATCCAACATTACAATTATTTGAATTAAATTCAAACTGTCCTATAGCGATTGAAAGAGTAATAAATGAATCATTTGCATTATATTGGAATGATTTAACTTCTTGCGTAAATAAAATTAGAGTTTCGCTTGAACTTTTAATGGATGAATTTAAAGTTAAGAAGATACTTGTTAATAAAAGAAAAAAGCAGCAACGACTTTCACTTCATCATCGAATTGAAGAATTTAAAAATGTCAAACCTGAAATTGCAGAATACTTACTTGCAATTAAATGGATTGGTAATGCAGGTAGTCATATCGGCACTTTAGAAAAAATAGATATTTTAGAGACTTATGAATTACTCGAATTGTCATTAAATAAACTATATGACGATACTGAGAAAAAATTGAAAAAAATTGCAAAGGAAATAAATAAGAGAAAAGGAAAAATAAAAAGGAACTAA